Below is a genomic region from Spirosoma radiotolerans.
GGAAGCGATAGATCTCCATAGCGGACCGTCAGCAGCCATCGCTGTTTCCAGCGGGTGAATGATACCGTCGAATCCTTTGGCTTCGACACCAAACCAGTCAGCCAACTGTAGCCAGAGCCAGTTCCAGCGGAATACATCGCCGTTGGTAACGTTAAACGCCTGATTATGGGCCGCTTCGGTAGTAGCCGCCCAAATCATCTGCTGAGCCAGAACACGGGCATCCGTCACATCAGACAGTCCATTCCATTGCGCGCCGGAACCCGGAAACTGAAAAGGTCTACTGGTTTCTTTACAAATGGAGGCATAGACGGCCAGCGTTGTCCCCATGTTCATCATATTGCCAACCGCTTTACCAATTACCGTATGCGGCCGGTGAATACTCCAGGTAAAACCATCCCGCTCAGCAGCCGCATATACTTCATCTTCCTGGGCATAGTAGAAGTTCTCGATTTCCAGTCTGGGGTGCTCTTCCCGTACCGGCGTTATGGGTAGTGTCCCTTCTTTAGCATAGGCTTCAAACGGACCCAGATAATGCTTAAGTCCGGTTACCAGGGCCACATGCTGCACTGTTTTCGTTGGCGCCACTGTATCCAACAAGTTACGCACCATTAGGCTGTTGACCCGGATGTTTTCGGCTTCTGTTTCATTACGCATCCAACTGGTAATAAACACATGAGTCGGACTAACCTCGGACAGAGCGGTGGCCAGGCTGTCCGTATTCAGAAGATCCGCTGAAATAGGGGTCAATCCAGTTAAATCTGTTTTTGGATTGCGGGCCAGCCCATACACGATCCATTCCTCAGCGAGCAACTGTTCGGCCAGATTACTGCCAGTGATACCACTGACACCAACAACCAATGCTTTTTTCTGCATAGCTAAACTTTACTTTTCGGATTCTTCAAAAGGATGATTCCTTTTCAACCTAAAGTGGTAAAGTCCGCATTCTGTTCAGCATTCTTCGTTTGTGCACGCCAGAATTAAATGTAAATAAAATCTAACCTTCGTCTAACACGACTTGTTTAGCCATTATTCTATAGGAAATATAGTTTAGTGCAACAACTATTTACTCAACGACAAAATACAACCATGATGAATGATCATCCCATAAGCAGACGCCAGGTGATTGGCGGAATTAGCAGCGGTTTGGCCGCTACCGTCGTAGCCGCTCCGGTATTTGCCACTTCTTCGCCGGGAGAAGCCCCCAATACGGTTGCTCCGGCCGCCCTGGTCGATCCAACGACTAAATATCCAAAGCCTCCGTTTAAAGCCCAGCCACAACCATGGCCGGGGCTAGCCAGCAAAATGGACCCTCGCCCCGATCATGGGGAAACCAGTTACAAAGGATCAGGGCGTTTGCAGGGCCGCAAAGCGCTGATTACCGGTGGAGATTCAGGCATGGGCCGTGCTGCGGCTATTGCCTATGCCCGTGAAGGTGCAGATGTAGCTATCAATTACCTACCCGCCGAAGAACCTGATGCCAAGGAGGTAATCGATTTGATCAAGAAGGAAGGCCGAAAAGCAATCGCTATACCAGGTGATATTCGGGATGAAGCCTTTTGCAAACGATTGGTCGACGAGGCCGTGAAAGGGCTGGGCGGTCTGGATATTCTGGTTAGTAATGCGGCCCGGCAACAGAGCCGCGAATCCATCCTGGATGTCTCGTCGGAGGATTTCGATGCAACGATGAAGACCAATATTTATGCTCCCTTCTGGATCATCAAAGCCGCATTGCCTCACTTACCGGCTGGCTCAGCCATTATTGGCACAACCTCCGAGCAGGCTTATGATCCCTCGCCAAATTTGTACGACTATGCCCAAACGAAAGCGGCCACGATGAACTATGTCAAATCGCTGGCCAAACAGCTTGGCCCAAAAGGGATTCGGGTCAATGGCGTTGCGCCGGGGCCCATCTGGACACCCTTACAACCGAGTGGTGGAGCTACGCAGGAAAAACTAAAAACCTTTGGTGGGAATACGCCACTGGGCCGTCCCGGACAACCAGCTGAACTGGCTTCCATCTACGTTCAACTGGCAGCTAACGACGGCAGTTATGCTACAGGTCAGGTGTATGGAGCAGCAGGCGGTGGTGGTCAGCCATAGTGATCAGGAATTTATGTAAAGAAAAGCCGCGTTGGGTCACTCCTGACGCGGCTTTTTATTTATGGACTACTGGAATAAATCAGCCGCTTCCTGATTAAGGTAAGGGCTTCTTGGAGATGTAAACAACGCCCCGTCCGTTCTGGCTATTGCAGAAGGCGAAGTTTTGGCCCCGCCCACAAACCGCATCAGTACCGGAAATATAGAGTCGCCCCTGCTTGTCGAGATACAAACTATGCAGTTGATGGAGTTGGGGCAGATCGATTCGTCGACCATCAGATGTAGCCACACCAGGCGTCTCAAACGCACCCGTTGTGGCCGTTGGACCACCTAAAAAGACTTGATTGATCTGGTACGAGATACCCGTAGAAGCCGTGACCGGGTTAATAGCGAAGGTACTCGTTGCGCTCGATGGCTCAAAAATAGGATTTCGTCTTGTGTATTGCTGCCAAGTCTTGCCATCGTCAATACTGAAGTTATCAGCATTAATCAAATAGCGACTATTGAGTAAGCCATTCAGGGTAAACAGTGTGTCCTGATGTTCCACAACACCAAACATACCGAGCGATTGCCGATAAACCTGTTGCCAGTTTTTTCCCTGGTCAGTGGACCGGAACAGACGGTCTACCGTGGTAATCAACAGTGTCTTGTTGTAGTCACCCCATACGCCCTGAATCTCGCGGTCGATGGGTGATTTAACGGTGTACCAATCGTTGTATTCAGGCGACACCGTATCCGATTCGGGCTTTTCGCAAGAGAGGATGCCCAAAAGGAGGCCACAGAAAAGTAGTGTTTTCATACGCATTAAGGACACAATAGACCAATAAAGGCAGTTGAGTTGTTACTACTTTTAAAAGTCAGTATATGTTAATTATACCCTTAACCCAGGTTGAACACGAACTCATTGATCACTTTTTTTACCGGTGAATCTGATGCATAAAGAACGTCAATGCCTCTACGTGCACATCCACATCATTGGGATAGTCGTGTTT
It encodes:
- a CDS encoding SDR family oxidoreductase encodes the protein MQKKALVVGVSGITGSNLAEQLLAEEWIVYGLARNPKTDLTGLTPISADLLNTDSLATALSEVSPTHVFITSWMRNETEAENIRVNSLMVRNLLDTVAPTKTVQHVALVTGLKHYLGPFEAYAKEGTLPITPVREEHPRLEIENFYYAQEDEVYAAAERDGFTWSIHRPHTVIGKAVGNMMNMGTTLAVYASICKETSRPFQFPGSGAQWNGLSDVTDARVLAQQMIWAATTEAAHNQAFNVTNGDVFRWNWLWLQLADWFGVEAKGFDGIIHPLETAMAADGPLWRSIASRYSLKEPDLDRLASAWHTDLDLGRPLEVMTDMSKSRKLGFTVYQDTRDSFFNLFDTLRAERLIP
- a CDS encoding SDR family oxidoreductase; amino-acid sequence: MNDHPISRRQVIGGISSGLAATVVAAPVFATSSPGEAPNTVAPAALVDPTTKYPKPPFKAQPQPWPGLASKMDPRPDHGETSYKGSGRLQGRKALITGGDSGMGRAAAIAYAREGADVAINYLPAEEPDAKEVIDLIKKEGRKAIAIPGDIRDEAFCKRLVDEAVKGLGGLDILVSNAARQQSRESILDVSSEDFDATMKTNIYAPFWIIKAALPHLPAGSAIIGTTSEQAYDPSPNLYDYAQTKAATMNYVKSLAKQLGPKGIRVNGVAPGPIWTPLQPSGGATQEKLKTFGGNTPLGRPGQPAELASIYVQLAANDGSYATGQVYGAAGGGGQP
- a CDS encoding beta propeller repeat protein, whose protein sequence is MKTLLFCGLLLGILSCEKPESDTVSPEYNDWYTVKSPIDREIQGVWGDYNKTLLITTVDRLFRSTDQGKNWQQVYRQSLGMFGVVEHQDTLFTLNGLLNSRYLINADNFSIDDGKTWQQYTRRNPIFEPSSATSTFAINPVTASTGISYQINQVFLGGPTATTGAFETPGVATSDGRRIDLPQLHQLHSLYLDKQGRLYISGTDAVCGRGQNFAFCNSQNGRGVVYISKKPLP